The DNA region TAACGGCCAAGTGTGGGTTTTGTTTCAGCGCCGTCGATGAGGACGGTGGCATCCTTTCTCCCGCCTGATGGGCCGAAGATCACTGTTTCACCGACGGATTTCAGTTTGCTGACCCTCTCGGCAGTGTCCTTGAATTCCCCTGCCTGCATAATATGTTCGTATGCGGCAACGGCCTTATTGAACTGCCTTTTCCTCTCAAAATCAAGGCCGATATTGTAGATAAGGTCTTTCACGGACTCGTCCTCGACAGGGCACTTTCTGAATTTTTCAAAGGCCATGTCAAGCATGCCCTGACCCTGAAAAGAAAGCCCGAGCATCTTGTTTGTTTCGACACTGTCCGCCTCGACGCGCTCTTTGGCCCTTTCTGTAAAAAGGTAGCGGGCAGAAATGGTTACGATGTAGCCAACAACAAGGAGGAATGCCGGATACATGACCTTGAACCAGTACCCGTATTGTACAAGAAGAAACCATCCGACGGCAGACCACCCGAGGAAGAGTGCCGCCGATATGATGGCAGTGATCCCCGCATGGATCCTTGGCAGAACGAGGGCGAGGAATAACCCGAAGACGATCAATACTGCGAGCTCAAGATAGAATGCCCAGGGAAGACGTACGATATGATTGTTCAGGAGTATATTATCTATCACATTAGCAACAAGGACCCAGGAGGGTATATTGGGTCCGGCCGGCGTGATGAAGGTTGTGCCGATCCCTGTTGCATGAGGCGCAATGATAACGATCCTGTTCTTAAACTGTGTCCCGGGCACCTTGTTGTCAATAATGTCCACGAAGGAGTAAACAGGAAATCCTTTATTGAAGCTGATAAGCATTGTATTCTTTTCATAGGTCGGGATATTGATGTTTTTGATCCGTATCGTATTCGAAATAGTTACGTCTTTGAGATCATAGTTCAGGTACCGGAGGGCAAGCTGCATACCGAAAGAAGGGAAGAGCCTGTTCCCGAAGTTGACAAAGAGCGGTTCGCTCCGCACGGCCCTGTCACTGTCATAGACAACGTTGATGTGGCCCATGGCAGCAGTACGCGACGCAAAAGCGGCAATGGGCGGGATAATCTCTTTGGCGCTGAGAAAACGATCCGGGTTTGTAACGCCTATGGAGTTATTCTTCAAATATTCCGGCAGTTTGACCTCATCCCTCACCGGCATACTGCTGAGGGTGAAGAAGAAAGGAAGAACGACCCTTTTACTTGTCTCTATGGAAGACGATAGGGCGGCATCGTTGTCGAGTCTTTTTTCAGCTTCCTTCAACGCGTCGTATATCTCGCCAAACTGTTTATTCTTAAGCTGCCCTGTTTCTCCTTCAAGTTTTTTGAGGATATCCTGTACCTCCCACAATCCCTGATTGGCGTCGCTTTCAGAATAGAGGAGATTAACACCGATCACCTTGGCATCGTAATTTTTAAGGTTATCGATCATCTCGGCGATGTAGCTTCTTGGCCATGGCCAGCGGCCCATCTTGGCAATGCTTATGTCGTCGATTGCAACGATTGCCAGCGGTGTCGTGGAGTCTTTTGCGCGAAGGTGTACGCCAAAATCGTAAAAACGGTATTCCAGTCCTTCGATGGGGCTCCACTTGAACCAGTAAGCTGCAACCGCCAGAAGCATGATAACAAGCCCGATGATGAATTCTTTGCCGATCATGTCAGTGATCTTTTTCATAACCTTACCTCATTATTAAACTACATCGATGATAAGCTATCATTGCTGCAGACGAACAACTGATAACCCTCCCGAATGTCATTATCTCAAAAAGATTTATGTATTACAATCAATTTTTTTAGTTATTTCCCGAAAATTACAGACAAAAAGGGTAGGCATGGAAGCCTACCCTTTTAATCATCCGTAGAGATCTTAAAGTTTAATGTGCAGCAAGGCAGATATTTACCGCTTCATCCATCCGCTCGATGAATTTGAAATCCATATTCTCCTTAATGCTTTCCGGTACTTCTTCGAGGTCTTTTTCGTTCAGTTTAGGAAGGAGCACGCTTTTTATCCCTGCCCGCTTTGCAGCCAGCACCTTTTGTTTAATGCCGCCCACGGGCAGCACGAGTCCGCGGAGTGTTATCTCGCCGGTCATTGCAACATCATTCCTGACGGGCTTATCCGTCAGGAGAGAGACGAGTGATACGAGCATCGTCACGCCCGCCGATGGGCCGTCCTTCGGAATGGCGCCCTGGGGGACATGGACATGGAGGTCGTTCTTTTCGAAAAAGTCTTCGGCGATCTGGTAATCGTTTGCCTTGCTCCGTATGTAGCTCAACGCGGCCTGGGCGGATTCCTTCATGACGTCCCCGAGCTGGCCGGTGAGCGAGAGCGTGCCTTTTCCTCTCATCTTGGTGGATTCAATGAAAAGGATGTCTCCTCCCGTTGGCGTCCACGCAAGGCCTGTTGCGACGCCCGAGTATTTTGTCCTTTCCGCCACTTCAGCAAAAAATTTGATAGGGCCCAGATAGCCGTGGATAGAGTCTCCCGTGATAACCTGTTTTTCTGTCTTGCCCTGTGCCACGTCCTTTGCCACTGACCTGCAGATCGCTGCGATCTCCCTCTCAAGGTTCCTTACGCCAGATTCTCTCGTGTAAGAGCGGATAATCACCTTCAGCGCCTCGTCCTCAAATTCGATCAGGTCTTCATTGAGGCCGTGTTCGAACCGCTCCTTGGGGATAAGGAACTGCTTCGCTATCATAAGCTTCTCTTCTTCCGTGTAGCCGGGCAGCTCAAGCACCTCCATCCTGTCTTTCAGAGCCGGCGGGACAGTGTCGAGCATATTTGCCGTCGCGATGAACATGACCTTCGAGAGGTCAAAAGTGACTTCGAGGTAATGGTCGCTGAAAGACCAGTTCTGCTCAGGGTCAAGCACCTCAAGAAGCGCGCTGGATGGATCACCCCTGAAGTCCATTCCTATCTTATCCACCTCATCGAGCATGAAGATGGGGTTATTGGAACCGGCCTTCTTGATTCCCTGGATAATTCTCCCCGGCAGTGCTCCCACATAGGTCCTTCTATGTCCCCGTATCTCTGCCTCGTCCCTTATGCCTCCCAGGGACATCCTCATGAACTTTCTTCCAAGGGCCCTTGCAATCGACTTACCGAGTGATGTTTTTCCAACACCGGGAGGACCCACGAAACAGAGTATCGGCCCCTTCATGTCGGCCTTTAATTTCCTCACCGCGAGGTATTCGAGTATTCTCTTTTTTACCTTCACGAGGTTGTAATGGTCTTCGTCGAGGATCGTATTTGCGCTATTGATGTCGAGATTGTCCTCTGTTGCTTTGGCCCACGGCAGCTCCGTCAGCCAGTCGAGATAGGTCCGTGACACGGTATATTCCGCTGACATGGTGCTCATCTTTGAAAGTCTGTCCAGTTCTTTTTCGGCGACCTTGCGGACATCATCGGGCATCTTTGCATCGATAATCTTTTTTCTCGATTCATCAACCTCGCTGAGCCTGTCATCTGTGTCACCGAGCTCTTTCTGAATGGCCTTGAGTTGTTCCCTGAGATAATATTCCCTCTGGGTTTTATCAATGCCTTCCTTTACGTGGGATTGGATCTTGCTGCTCAGCTCGAGGGTCTCAACCTCCCTGTTGAGGAAGATGGTTACCTTTTTGAGCCTTTCCTTGAGGTCTAATCTTTCGAGGATCTCCTGCTTTTCAGTGACGTTGATGTTGATGGTAGAGGCGATCAGGTCGGCAAGGTTCCCCGGGCTCTCTACCTTTGTCGCGATCTGCGTAAGCTCTGACGAGAGGTAGGGCGCCATCTCGATCGCTTTTCTGTAAAGATTTTTGAGATTGATGTACATGGCGTCGATCTCGATGTCCTTCAGGTATTCTTCAAAGATAGGAAGCACCTTTGCCCTGAGGTTAGGTTCTCTGTCTGTAAATTCCACCAGTTTACATCTGCACAATCCCTGTACGACAACCCTCTGGCTTCCATCGACCATCTTTACCATCTTCATGATCGTGGCCACTGTTCCTACTGTATAGAGGTCCTCTATCTCGGGGTCTTCAATGTCGGGATTTTTCTGTGTTATGATGGCGATCATCTTATCCCTGCTCATTGCGTCATCTACAAGCCGTATGGATTTTTCCCGGCCCACAATAAGCGGCATCACGAGATCGGGATAGGCTACGGTACCCCGGAGGGGCAATATGGGCAGTTCAGCGGGAATAAAGACCCTGTCTTTAACGCTCTTATCGTTTTTAAAGCCGATTACCATTGATCCTCCTATTTTTTCACATCCTCAAACTCAGCGTCGACGACATCGTCATCCCTTTTCTGACCTCCCTGTGATGACCTTGTCTGTTCCTGCCCGGGACCCTGTGAGGTCGACTGGGCGGTTTTCTTATATAATATTTCGGCAAATTTATGAGAAACTTTCGTCAAATCTTCGATCGCTCTTTTTATCCGTTCAGATTCACCGCTCTTCAGGGCGTCTTTTGCGGGCGCTAACGCATCTTCGATAGGTTTGATGTCCTCGGCAGATACCTTATCTTTGTTATCGTTTATGGTCTTCTCTGTCTGATATATGATGTTATCGAGCTGGTTTCTCTGGTTGATGTCCTCTTTCTTTTTTTTGTCTTCTTCAGCGTGTGTTTCAGAATCTCTGACCATCTTCTGTATCTCTTCCTCGTTCAACCCAGTTGACGCAGTTATTCTGATGCTCTGTTCCTGGCCCGTTGCATGGTCTTTTGCCGACACATGGAGGATGCCGTTTGCGTCTATGTCAAAGGTGACTTCGATCTGCGGTATGCCTCTTGGCGCAGGCGGCAGACCGATGAGGTGGAATTTTCCAAGGGTTCTGTTGTCGCGGGCCATCTCCCTTTCGCCCTGAAGCACATGTATCTCAACGCTCGTCTGGCTGTCTTCCGCGGTTGTGAATATCTGGCTCTTCTTCGTCGGGATCGTTGTGTTTCTCTCAATGATCCGCGTCATGATCCCGCCCAGTGTCTCGATACCAAGTGAGAGCGGTGTAACATCAAGAAGAAGCACATCCTTTACCTCACCGGCAAGAACCCCTGCCTGGACCGCTGCGCCGAGCGCAACGACTTCATCGGGGTTGACCCCCCTGTGAGGTTCCTTTCCAAAGAATTCTTTTACTACTTCCTGTACCTTCGGTATCCTTGTTGAGCCACCGACAAGCACAACCTCGTCTATCTTGTCTGATGTGAGTTTTGCATCTTCAAGCGCCCTTCTGCATGGCTCAATGGACCTTTGAATCAGGGCGTCAGAGAGTTTTTCAAGCTCTGACCGTCTCAGCTTCATATTGAGGTGTTTAGGACCGGCACTGTCGGCAGTGATAAATGGAAGATTGATCTCTGTCTCGACCGTTGCAGAAAGCTCGATCTTCGCCCTTTCAGCGGCCTCCTTCAGTCTCTGGAGGGCCATCCTGTCCTTAGAAAGGTCAATACCCTGATCCTTTTTGAATTCAGCGACGATCCAGTCAATGACGTTCTGATCGATGTCATCGCCGCCGAGGTGGGTATCGCCGTTCGTTGACTTGACCTCAACAACATTGTCCCCGACCTCCAGTATCGAAATATCGAAGGTGCCGCCGCCAAAGTCATATACCGCTATGGTCTCATCCTTTTTCTTGTCAAGTCCGTAGGCCAGCGCTGATGCCGTAGGCTCATTGATAATGCGGAGCACGTTCAGGCCTGCAATCCTGCCTGCGTCTTTTGTTGCCTGCCTCTGTGAATCGTTGAAGTAAGCGGGAACGGTTACTACGGCGTCATCGATCGTCTGACCCAGGTATGCCTCTGCGGACTTCCTCAGTTTCTGAAGCACAAATGCCGATATCTCCTGGGGCGTATATTGCTTTCCGCGTACCTCGACCCTCACGTTCCCGTCCTGGTCGCTGACGACCTTGTACGGTACTGTTTTGATCTCGCCCTGTACTTCATTGAACCTTCTTCCCATGAATCTCTTTATCGAGAATATCGTGTTCTCAGGGTTTGTGATTGCCTGTCTTTTTGCGGTCTGACCGACAAGTACTTCACCGTCTTTTGTGAAAGCGACAACGCTTGGCGTTAATCTGCTCCCTTCTTCGTTTATTATTACCTTTGGTTCGCCGCCTTCCATGATCGCCACTACGGAGTTAGTCGTTCCAAGGTCTATACCTATAACTTTCTTACCCATTTTCAATCCTCCTGATTGTATTCAAAACTAACTAAATATAATGCCCGACCATGGGGTTGTCAACGCAGAAACAGTATATTTTTTTAAGACGTTTTTTACTTTTATTTCCAGCGTCTGTAAGTAAAAGAGGAGAGAAAAAAGATAAAATTTATGATAACGATCGTTGCCCCTGTCGGGAGGTTTGCCATGAAGGAGATGGCTATACCAAGTATAACTGATGTTATACCGGCCAGGGAAGAGATCACTATCGTTGCCTTGAACCCCCGCGCCAGCTGTAAGGCTGTTACGGGAGGCAGTATGAGGAGGGCCGAGATAAGCATGATCCCAACGAGTTTCATAGCAAGGACAACGGTCAGCGCCGTGAGAAGCACGAGGATCTTATTGATCCGCTCTGTCCTGATACCCGACGCCTTTGCGGACTCTTCATCGAACGTGATGGAGAGCAGTTCCTGGTAAAAGAAGAGGATAACGATTACCAGAATGACGGAGAGCACGATCGAGATCGCCACTTCAGTTGTGTTGATCGCCAGTATGTTCCCGAAGAGGTAGCTGAAAAGATCAACGTTGAACCCCCCTGCTATGCTTGCGATAAGGATACCGACTGCAATGCCCAGTGAAGATACGATCCCGATTGCCGAATCGCCGTATAGGCGTGCCTTTTCGACCAGTTTCAATATCCCGAGGGCGCTGAGCATGACAATGGGGACAGCAACGTAGAACGGATAGGTCCTGAGGAAAAGACCCACGGCAACACTTCCAAAGCTGACATGGGCCAGCCCGTCGCCGATAAGTGAGAGCCGCCGGAGTACAAGAAAAACCCCGAGCGTTGAGCAGAGAATAGCAATGAATGAGCCTGCTATCAATGCCCTCTGAATGAAGCCATGGGTGAAAAGGTCAAAGATATCCATCGTTTTAGTTCACAGCTATCTTTAGCTCATGGCTCATGGCAAAACCGTATATCGTAATTCGTATATCGTATATCGAAATATAAAGCAAAACGAATTAGAATTTTTTCCCTCCATGAGCTGTCAGCCTTGAGCTGGTTCACCATCATGCCTGTGGCATATCATGTGCTGGGAGTGCTCACCAAAATAATCCGTCATATCGCTTGATGTACAGAAGGCATCGAAGGTCCCGTAGAAGATGATCCTGTTGTCGAGATAGAGGAGCCGGGATGCGTACTTGCCGATCGTGCCGATATCATGGGTGATGATGACTATGGTGACCTTCTTGTGCTCATTAAGTGATTGCAGGGTACTGAAGAATTTCTCCCTCGTTTCCGGGTCGAGCGCTGTTGTCGGCTCATCGAGGATAAGGAGCTCAGGCTCGCTGACCAGGGCCTTTGCAATGAGCACCCGCTGTTGCTGGCCCCCTGA from Syntrophorhabdaceae bacterium includes:
- the dnaK gene encoding molecular chaperone DnaK; amino-acid sequence: MGKKVIGIDLGTTNSVVAIMEGGEPKVIINEEGSRLTPSVVAFTKDGEVLVGQTAKRQAITNPENTIFSIKRFMGRRFNEVQGEIKTVPYKVVSDQDGNVRVEVRGKQYTPQEISAFVLQKLRKSAEAYLGQTIDDAVVTVPAYFNDSQRQATKDAGRIAGLNVLRIINEPTASALAYGLDKKKDETIAVYDFGGGTFDISILEVGDNVVEVKSTNGDTHLGGDDIDQNVIDWIVAEFKKDQGIDLSKDRMALQRLKEAAERAKIELSATVETEINLPFITADSAGPKHLNMKLRRSELEKLSDALIQRSIEPCRRALEDAKLTSDKIDEVVLVGGSTRIPKVQEVVKEFFGKEPHRGVNPDEVVALGAAVQAGVLAGEVKDVLLLDVTPLSLGIETLGGIMTRIIERNTTIPTKKSQIFTTAEDSQTSVEIHVLQGEREMARDNRTLGKFHLIGLPPAPRGIPQIEVTFDIDANGILHVSAKDHATGQEQSIRITASTGLNEEEIQKMVRDSETHAEEDKKKKEDINQRNQLDNIIYQTEKTINDNKDKVSAEDIKPIEDALAPAKDALKSGESERIKRAIEDLTKVSHKFAEILYKKTAQSTSQGPGQEQTRSSQGGQKRDDDVVDAEFEDVKK
- the lon gene encoding endopeptidase La: MVIGFKNDKSVKDRVFIPAELPILPLRGTVAYPDLVMPLIVGREKSIRLVDDAMSRDKMIAIITQKNPDIEDPEIEDLYTVGTVATIMKMVKMVDGSQRVVVQGLCRCKLVEFTDREPNLRAKVLPIFEEYLKDIEIDAMYINLKNLYRKAIEMAPYLSSELTQIATKVESPGNLADLIASTININVTEKQEILERLDLKERLKKVTIFLNREVETLELSSKIQSHVKEGIDKTQREYYLREQLKAIQKELGDTDDRLSEVDESRKKIIDAKMPDDVRKVAEKELDRLSKMSTMSAEYTVSRTYLDWLTELPWAKATEDNLDINSANTILDEDHYNLVKVKKRILEYLAVRKLKADMKGPILCFVGPPGVGKTSLGKSIARALGRKFMRMSLGGIRDEAEIRGHRRTYVGALPGRIIQGIKKAGSNNPIFMLDEVDKIGMDFRGDPSSALLEVLDPEQNWSFSDHYLEVTFDLSKVMFIATANMLDTVPPALKDRMEVLELPGYTEEEKLMIAKQFLIPKERFEHGLNEDLIEFEDEALKVIIRSYTRESGVRNLEREIAAICRSVAKDVAQGKTEKQVITGDSIHGYLGPIKFFAEVAERTKYSGVATGLAWTPTGGDILFIESTKMRGKGTLSLTGQLGDVMKESAQAALSYIRSKANDYQIAEDFFEKNDLHVHVPQGAIPKDGPSAGVTMLVSLVSLLTDKPVRNDVAMTGEITLRGLVLPVGGIKQKVLAAKRAGIKSVLLPKLNEKDLEEVPESIKENMDFKFIERMDEAVNICLAAH
- a CDS encoding serine/threonine-protein kinase, with product MKKITDMIGKEFIIGLVIMLLAVAAYWFKWSPIEGLEYRFYDFGVHLRAKDSTTPLAIVAIDDISIAKMGRWPWPRSYIAEMIDNLKNYDAKVIGVNLLYSESDANQGLWEVQDILKKLEGETGQLKNKQFGEIYDALKEAEKRLDNDAALSSSIETSKRVVLPFFFTLSSMPVRDEVKLPEYLKNNSIGVTNPDRFLSAKEIIPPIAAFASRTAAMGHINVVYDSDRAVRSEPLFVNFGNRLFPSFGMQLALRYLNYDLKDVTISNTIRIKNINIPTYEKNTMLISFNKGFPVYSFVDIIDNKVPGTQFKNRIVIIAPHATGIGTTFITPAGPNIPSWVLVANVIDNILLNNHIVRLPWAFYLELAVLIVFGLFLALVLPRIHAGITAIISAALFLGWSAVGWFLLVQYGYWFKVMYPAFLLVVGYIVTISARYLFTERAKERVEADSVETNKMLGLSFQGQGMLDMAFEKFRKCPVEDESVKDLIYNIGLDFERKRQFNKAVAAYEHIMQAGEFKDTAERVSKLKSVGETVIFGPSGGRKDATVLIDGAETKPTLGRYEITKELGRGAMGTVYLGKDPRINRVVAIKTLRYDDFEEDQVAELKQRFFREAEAAGKLSHPNIVTIYDVGEDYDIAYMAMELLDGSDLAKYTQKENLLTLKEVTRIISSVASALDYAHENGVVHRDIKPANIMILKNGEIKVADFGIARVMATSRTQTGVVMGTPSYMSPEQISGQKVDGRSDLFSLGVVFFELLSGEKPFGGDSITTLMYNITNSPPPPVRDLVPTVPEFCESIIMRLLAKEKDL
- a CDS encoding metal ABC transporter permease — encoded protein: MDIFDLFTHGFIQRALIAGSFIAILCSTLGVFLVLRRLSLIGDGLAHVSFGSVAVGLFLRTYPFYVAVPIVMLSALGILKLVEKARLYGDSAIGIVSSLGIAVGILIASIAGGFNVDLFSYLFGNILAINTTEVAISIVLSVILVIVILFFYQELLSITFDEESAKASGIRTERINKILVLLTALTVVLAMKLVGIMLISALLILPPVTALQLARGFKATIVISSLAGITSVILGIAISFMANLPTGATIVIINFIFFLSSFTYRRWK